The sequence below is a genomic window from Halomonas halophila.
GGAATACCAGCAGGGCGTGGCCAGGCCGTGGGCGAAAAGGACGGGGCTGTCGAAGGCCTCCTCGCTGCTGGGCGACTGGCTGGCGGCGGTGGGCGAGGTCCAGCAGGGCGGCGGGCTTGACCACTATCCCGGTTCGCCCTGGTGGCTGTCGCATCGCCTGCGCGAGCAGGACCGGCTGCGGCTGTTCGAGCTGCACCCCGGCGAGCACGGCCACCTGGCCGACCAGGCCTTGCCGGAGGCGGTGAAGCGCATCCAGGGCGATGGCCTGGCCGGGCTGCTGAAGGCGCTACCGGTGAAGACGCCGCGGCTGTGCGTGCTGATCGATCCCAGCTACGAGCGCAAGGCGGAATACGACGAGGTGGCCGACACCGTGCTGTCGGCCATGCGCAAGGCGCGCCACGCCGTGGTCATGATCTGGTATCCGATGCTGCCCGCCGGACGCCATCAGGCGCTGCTGGAAGGCCTTCGCGACGGCGGCCTGCGCAAGATCTGGTGCAGCGAACTGACGCTGGGCGACCCCGGTGAGGGCCATGGCATGTACGGCAGCGGCATCCTGGTCGTGAACCCGCCCTGGGGCCTCGATGAGCGCATCCATGAGGCCATGGCGGCACTGCTGCCGCTGTGGGGGCCCACCGCCCGCCATCGCGGTGACTGGTGGGTGGGCGAGTAGGAACGGGCTCAGGAAAGTCTCTACGGCTCGACGCAGAGGCACCTGCTGCCTTGCTCGCCGCCATTTATCGATACAGAAACTGCCGAAGATCGACCCCGGGGGCTGGTGGAGAGCCGGCGCAGCGCGCCGACTGCTGTGACCCGCTTGCCCCTATTTGCCGATACAGAAACTGCCGAAGATCTCACCCAGCAGATCGTCGGCACTGAACTCGCCGGTGATCTCGCCCAGCGCTTGCTGGGCGTCGCGCAGGTCCTCTGCAAGCAGTTCGCCGGCGCCGTAGCCGGCCAGCTGGGCCTCGCCGTTGCCGAGCGCCTGCTCGGCGCGATCCAGGGCGTCCAGATGGCGTCGCCGGGCCGAGAAGCGGCCCTCGGTGGTGGCCGAGAAGCCCATCACCGCCTTGAGATGCTCCTTGAGGTTATCCACACCCTCACCGGTCTTCGCCGACAGCCGCACTACCGGTGTGGCTGTGGACAAGTCGAGTCCCGGCGTTTCCTGGCTGGTATCGACCTTGTTGCGCACCAGCGTCAGCCGCGACGGATCGGCCAGGCGCTCGACGAATTCCGGCCAGATCGCCATGGGGTCGAGGGCATCCGTGGTGGCGGCATCGACCATCAGCAGCACCCGGTCGGCCTTCTCGATTTCGCTCCAGGCCCGGGCCACGCCGATCTGCTCCACCGCATCCGGCGTGTCGCGCAGGCCGGCGGTATCGATCACGTGCAGCGGCATGCCGTCCAGATGGATGTGCTCGCGCAGCACGTCCCGGGTGGTGCCCTCGATATCGGTGACGATGGCGGTCTCCTGCTCGGTGAGGGCATTGAGCAGGCTGGACTTTCCGGCATTGGGACGCCCGGCGATCACCACGCTCATGCCCTCGCGCATCAGCGCGCCCTGGGCCGCCGCCGCTCGCACCTCACCGAGTTCGCCGCGGACCTCGGCCAGCTTGGCGGCCACGTGGCCGTCGGCCAGGAAGTCGATCTCCTCCTCGGGGAAATCGATGGCCGCCTCGACGTACATGCGCAGCTCGATCAGGCGCTGCACCAGCCCCTCGACCCGCCGCGAGAACTCGCCCTGCAGCGAGCGCAGGGCGTTCTCGGCGGCGCCCCGGGAGCTGGCCTCGATCAGGTCGGCGATGGCCTCGGCCTGGGCCAGGTCGAGCTTGTCGTTGAGGAAGGCGCGCTCGGAGAACTCGCCGGGGCGGGCCAGGCGGGCGCCGAGCCGCACGCAGCGCTCCAGCAGCAGGTCCATGAGCACCGGGCCGCCGTGGCCCTGGAGCTCCAGCACGTCCTCGCCGGTGAAGGAGTTCGGGCCCTCGAAGAACAGCGCGATGCCCTCGTCGATCATGCCCTGGTCGCCCCTGAACGGCCCGTAGAGGGCGAAGCGCGGGGCAGGGCAGTGTCCCAGCAGGCTGCTGGCGATCGACCGGCAGGCAGGCCCTGAGACGCGAATGATGCCGACGCCGCCGCGCCCCGGGGGCGTGGCCAGGGCGGCGATGGTGTCCTGGGAATAGAGGCTTTCGGCCATCGGTGGCTCCTCGGTGAGACGTGGCTATTGTCCGGTGACGGCCCCGCAAACGCCAGACCCCCGCCGAAGCGGGGGTCTGGAGCGGGAGGGAAGACCTGTGACGGGGAACCGTTACTTGGTCTTCATGCCCTTGCCGACGTTGGGGTCGGCCTCGATCTTGCGCGTGATGAAGTACTGCTGGGCGATCGAGGTGATGTTGTTCACCACCCAGTAGATCACCAGGCCGGCCGGGAACCACAGGAAGAAGAAGGTGAAGACCACCGGCAACAGCTTCATGATCTTCGCCTGGGTCGGGTCCGGCGGCGTCGGGTTGAGCAGCTGCTGCACGAACATCGAGGCGCCCATCAGGATCGGCAGCACGAAGAACGGATCCTTCACCGACAGATCCTGGATCCAGAACATGAAGGGCGCGTGGCGCAGCTCCACGGACTCGAGCAGCATCCAGTACAGGGCGATGAACACCGGCATCTGTACCAG
It includes:
- the mnmE gene encoding tRNA uridine-5-carboxymethylaminomethyl(34) synthesis GTPase MnmE translates to MAESLYSQDTIAALATPPGRGGVGIIRVSGPACRSIASSLLGHCPAPRFALYGPFRGDQGMIDEGIALFFEGPNSFTGEDVLELQGHGGPVLMDLLLERCVRLGARLARPGEFSERAFLNDKLDLAQAEAIADLIEASSRGAAENALRSLQGEFSRRVEGLVQRLIELRMYVEAAIDFPEEEIDFLADGHVAAKLAEVRGELGEVRAAAAQGALMREGMSVVIAGRPNAGKSSLLNALTEQETAIVTDIEGTTRDVLREHIHLDGMPLHVIDTAGLRDTPDAVEQIGVARAWSEIEKADRVLLMVDAATTDALDPMAIWPEFVERLADPSRLTLVRNKVDTSQETPGLDLSTATPVVRLSAKTGEGVDNLKEHLKAVMGFSATTEGRFSARRRHLDALDRAEQALGNGEAQLAGYGAGELLAEDLRDAQQALGEITGEFSADDLLGEIFGSFCIGK
- a CDS encoding 23S rRNA (adenine(2030)-N(6))-methyltransferase RlmJ, yielding MLSYQHAYHAGNFADVHKHLTLYAVVDHLLRKKSSITYIDTHAGRGLYPLAAAETARLQEYQQGVARPWAKRTGLSKASSLLGDWLAAVGEVQQGGGLDHYPGSPWWLSHRLREQDRLRLFELHPGEHGHLADQALPEAVKRIQGDGLAGLLKALPVKTPRLCVLIDPSYERKAEYDEVADTVLSAMRKARHAVVMIWYPMLPAGRHQALLEGLRDGGLRKIWCSELTLGDPGEGHGMYGSGILVVNPPWGLDERIHEAMAALLPLWGPTARHRGDWWVGE